A window of Mycolicibacterium fluoranthenivorans contains these coding sequences:
- a CDS encoding MBL fold metallo-hydrolase: MNQDWESLATGVYRCRLQFLDVTVGLVLGDDGALLIDSGTTFEEARSIEADVRRFDQRGVRHLVLTHDHFDHILGSAVFAEAAVHAMPAVAETMLHRTDYLRSHALEYGAAEADIDAVIAAVRIPEHLCAQASIELGDRTVEVEHPGIGHTDHDLVVRVPPLHATDPTVLFCGDLVEESGDPSVTSGSDVTQWALTLDRVLEIGGPGAVYVPGHGAVVDAEFVRRQQQWLRAR, encoded by the coding sequence ATGAATCAGGACTGGGAGTCGCTCGCGACGGGCGTCTACCGCTGCCGGCTCCAGTTTCTTGACGTCACCGTGGGGTTGGTCTTGGGCGACGACGGTGCGTTGCTGATCGACAGCGGAACCACGTTCGAGGAAGCCCGCTCGATCGAGGCCGATGTGCGCCGTTTCGACCAGCGCGGAGTACGCCATCTGGTGCTCACGCATGACCATTTCGACCATATCCTCGGCTCCGCGGTATTCGCCGAGGCCGCCGTTCACGCCATGCCGGCCGTCGCCGAAACGATGTTGCACCGCACCGACTACCTGCGGTCACACGCCCTCGAATATGGTGCCGCGGAGGCGGATATCGACGCGGTGATCGCGGCGGTACGCATTCCGGAGCACCTCTGTGCGCAGGCCTCGATCGAGCTCGGCGACCGCACCGTCGAGGTTGAGCATCCTGGGATCGGCCACACTGACCATGACCTGGTCGTGCGGGTGCCGCCGCTGCACGCTACCGACCCGACAGTGCTGTTCTGCGGCGACCTGGTCGAGGAGTCCGGCGATCCCTCGGTGACATCCGGGTCCGATGTGACCCAGTGGGCGCTGACGTTGGACCGGGTCCTGGAAATCGGCGGACCCGGCGCCGTTTACGTGCCGGGGCACGGTGCCGTCGTCGATGCGGAGTTCGTTCGGCGCCAGCAGCAGTGGTTACGTGCGCGGTGA
- a CDS encoding helix-turn-helix domain-containing protein has product MIDISEVAKRSGLPASTLRFYEEKGLIASVGRRSQRRLFAPDVFDKLALITLGRAAGFSLDEIATMLTPGGPLQLNRTALTARAAEIDSTISTLTAISTALKHAAACPAPDHLECPTFRGYLDLAAGGLLSEWARSRRPK; this is encoded by the coding sequence GACATCTCCGAAGTCGCGAAGCGCTCGGGCTTGCCGGCCTCGACGCTCCGGTTCTATGAGGAGAAGGGCCTGATCGCCTCCGTCGGTCGCCGGAGCCAACGCCGCCTCTTCGCCCCTGACGTATTCGACAAGCTGGCGCTCATCACGCTCGGTCGGGCTGCCGGCTTCTCCCTCGACGAGATCGCCACGATGCTCACCCCCGGCGGACCACTGCAGCTCAACCGAACGGCTCTCACCGCCCGAGCAGCCGAGATCGACAGCACCATAAGCACACTCACCGCCATCAGCACAGCACTCAAGCACGCCGCGGCCTGCCCGGCCCCGGATCACCTGGAGTGCCCGACCTTCCGCGGCTACCTCGACCTCGCCGCAGGCGGACTACTCAGTGAGTGGGCGCGCAGCAGGCGCCCGAAGTAG
- the fbaA gene encoding class II fructose-bisphosphate aldolase encodes MPIATPDQYVAMLDRAKEGGFAYPAINVTSSQTLNAALQGFAEADSDGIIQVSLGTALYLSGNVVQSRFAGSRALALYAHEVASHYPVTVALHTDHCPAEHLDDWVRPLLADALERRSRGLDPLYQSHMWDGSAVPLDENLRIAAELLEASVAANTLLEIEVGVIGGEEDGISHEINEQLYSTVDDARATIEALGAGERGRYLTALTFGNVHGVYHPDSVQLRPELLQEIQTVIGGEVGRSKPFDLVFHGGSGSSSEDIASAVASGVVKMNIDTDTQYAFTRSIAGHMMGSYDQVLKVDGGYGNKKAYDPRSWGKPAEHAMAARVVEAAQTLGSAGRAMR; translated from the coding sequence ATGCCGATAGCCACCCCCGACCAGTACGTGGCGATGCTCGATCGGGCCAAGGAGGGCGGGTTCGCCTATCCGGCGATCAACGTGACCAGCTCCCAGACGCTCAACGCTGCGTTGCAGGGCTTTGCGGAGGCCGACAGCGACGGCATCATCCAGGTGTCGCTCGGCACGGCACTCTACTTGTCCGGCAACGTGGTTCAGAGCCGCTTCGCCGGGTCCAGGGCCCTCGCGCTCTACGCGCACGAGGTCGCCTCGCACTACCCGGTCACGGTGGCCCTGCACACCGATCACTGCCCCGCCGAGCACCTCGACGACTGGGTCCGGCCGCTGCTCGCCGATGCGCTCGAGCGTCGCAGCCGTGGCCTCGACCCGCTCTATCAGTCGCACATGTGGGACGGATCGGCGGTGCCCCTGGACGAAAACCTGCGTATCGCAGCGGAATTACTGGAGGCGTCGGTAGCGGCGAACACGTTGCTGGAGATCGAGGTCGGCGTGATCGGCGGTGAGGAGGACGGCATATCCCATGAGATCAACGAGCAGCTGTACTCCACCGTCGATGACGCGCGCGCGACCATCGAGGCGTTGGGCGCGGGGGAGCGCGGCAGGTACCTGACCGCGTTGACGTTCGGCAACGTGCACGGTGTCTACCACCCGGATTCGGTCCAGCTGCGCCCGGAACTTCTGCAGGAGATCCAGACCGTCATCGGCGGGGAAGTCGGGCGGTCCAAGCCGTTCGACCTCGTCTTCCACGGCGGATCGGGGTCGAGCTCCGAGGACATCGCGTCCGCGGTTGCCAGCGGTGTGGTCAAGATGAACATCGACACCGACACCCAGTACGCGTTCACCCGGTCGATCGCCGGGCACATGATGGGCAGCTACGACCAGGTGCTCAAGGTCGACGGCGGCTACGGCAACAAAAAAGCCTACGACCCGAGATCATGGGGCAAACCGGCCGAACACGCGATGGCAGCGCGGGTCGTCGAGGCCGCGCAGACCTTGGGTTCGGCCGGCCGGGCCATGCGTTAG
- a CDS encoding LacI family DNA-binding transcriptional regulator, producing MGDVARIAGVSASTVSHVLNGTRKVDTATRLRVEAAIEQTGYRRNVVARALAAGRTHTVGLSISALTNPYFGSLVHAVERALSDAGYVLIVGDSHDDVDSERRVTDSLLDRQVDGMIVAPAAGSERVTLPQVTRTGTPLVLIDRCVDIACDQVGPENFSSAQSLTEHLLDLGHRRIGVVRGLAGISSTTERFDGYTAALAERGITVDADLVVDGQSSTDVAEREVCELMSRADRPTALVSLNNAMTIGTLKAVRSLGLSIPSDVALVCYDDFEWSDLFEPKLTAAAQDVETIGATAVELLLRRIRGHDAEPQRIRVPTTFHHRHSCGCA from the coding sequence ATGGGCGATGTCGCCCGTATCGCCGGCGTCTCGGCCTCGACTGTCTCGCACGTGCTCAACGGCACCCGCAAGGTCGACACGGCAACGCGGTTGCGCGTCGAGGCGGCCATCGAGCAGACCGGCTACCGCCGCAACGTGGTGGCGCGAGCACTGGCGGCCGGCCGCACGCACACGGTCGGGCTGTCGATCTCCGCGTTGACCAACCCGTACTTCGGGAGTCTGGTGCACGCGGTGGAACGTGCGCTCTCCGATGCCGGGTACGTCCTGATCGTCGGAGATTCCCACGACGACGTCGACTCGGAGCGACGTGTCACCGACTCGCTGCTGGACCGGCAGGTCGACGGGATGATCGTGGCGCCGGCGGCCGGCTCGGAGCGGGTCACCCTCCCGCAGGTCACCCGCACGGGAACCCCACTGGTCCTGATCGATCGCTGTGTCGACATCGCCTGCGATCAGGTCGGTCCGGAGAACTTCTCCTCGGCGCAGTCGCTGACCGAGCACCTGCTCGACCTCGGACACCGGCGGATCGGCGTCGTACGCGGCCTGGCCGGGATCTCGTCGACCACCGAGCGGTTCGACGGCTACACCGCGGCCCTCGCCGAGCGCGGTATCACGGTCGACGCCGATCTGGTGGTGGACGGCCAGTCCAGCACGGACGTGGCGGAACGCGAGGTCTGCGAGCTGATGTCGCGCGCGGACCGGCCCACCGCGCTGGTGTCCCTGAACAACGCCATGACCATCGGCACACTCAAAGCGGTGCGCAGCCTCGGCTTGTCCATCCCGTCCGACGTGGCACTGGTCTGCTACGACGACTTCGAATGGTCGGATCTCTTCGAGCCCAAGCTCACGGCGGCGGCGCAGGACGTCGAGACGATCGGCGCCACCGCGGTGGAACTGCTGCTGCGCCGGATACGAGGGCACGATGCCGAGCCGCAACGGATACGGGTGCCGACGACGTTTCACCATCGCCATTCGTGCGGCTGCGCGTGA